In Catharus ustulatus isolate bCatUst1 chromosome 29, bCatUst1.pri.v2, whole genome shotgun sequence, the following are encoded in one genomic region:
- the LINGO3 gene encoding leucine-rich repeat and immunoglobulin-like domain-containing nogo receptor-interacting protein 3, with protein MPHTMTWWLPVLALHVVLLSPRAGACPARCECAPQLRSVLCHRKRLTAIPEGIPTETRVLELNKNRIRCLNPGDLAPYPLLEELDFSENIISNVEPGAFSNLFNLQTLRLRGNQLKLIPPGVFTKLTNLTLLDISENKLVILLDYMFQDLRNLKSLEVGDNDLVYISQRAFSGLLGLEQLTIEKCNLTSISAESLSYLQNLEVLRLRHLSISALEDQNFKKLYNLLQLEIDNWPLLEEVSPTSFQGLNLTSLSITYTNITAVPAAALRNLVYLRYLNLSYNPISTVLKGSFKDLIRLQELHIVGALLVSVEPQAFSGLRQIRLLNLSSNFLSTLEESTFHSVNTLETLRVDRNPLACDCRLLWILQRRKTLNFDGQQPMCSSPPEIQGNALRDFPDSVLFEYFTCQKPKIRDRKLQHVTAREGQSVSFLCRADGEPDPSIAWVSPQHRMITTRSTGRATVLPGGTLEIRFAQVQDSGTYICIASNAGGNDTYFATLTVKGRPADGAHHANRTLYLSDFNDTFHNDTQVFLKFTLDLKTILVSTAMGCITFLGVVLFCFLLLFVWSRGRGQHKNNFSVEYSFRKVDGPTTTTGQGGARKFNMKMI; from the coding sequence ATGCCCCACACAATGACATGGTGGCTCCCGGTGCTGGCCCTGCACGtggtcctgctgtccccgcGGGCGGGCGCCTGCCCCGCGCGCTGCGAGTGCGCCCCGCAGCTGCGCTCCGTGCTGTGCCACCGCAAGCGCCTCACCGCCATCCCCGAGGGCATCCCCACCGAGACCAGGGTCCTGGAGCTCAACAAGAACCGCATCCGCTGCCTCAACCCCGGGGACCTGGCCCCGTACccgctgctggaggagctggatttCAGCGAGAACATCATCTCCAATGTGGAGCCCGGCGCCTTCAGCAACCTGTTCAACCTGCAGACGCTGCGGCTGCGGGGGAACCAGCTCAAGCTCATCCCCCCGGGGGTCTTCACCAAGCTGACCAACCTGACCCTGCTGGACATCAGCGAGAACAAGCTCGTCATCCTGCTGGACTACATGTTCCAGGATCTGCGCAACCTGAAGAGCCTGGAGGTGGGTGACAACGACCTGGTGTACATCTCCCAGCGCGCCTTCTCGGGGCTGctgggcctggagcagctgaCCATCGAGAAGTGCAACCTGACCTCCATCTCGGCCGAGTCACTGTCCTACCTCCAGAACCTGGAGGTGCTGCGGCTGCGGCACCTCAGCATCTCTGCGCTGGAGGACCAGAACTTCAAGAAGCTCTACaatctcctgcagctggagatcGACAACTGGCCACTGCTGGAGGAGGTGTCCCCCACCAGCTTCCAGGGCCTGAACCTCACCTCGCTCTCCATCACCTACACCAACATCACAGCCGTGCCCGCCGCTGCCTTGAGGAACTTGGTGTACCTGCGGTACCTCAACCTGTCCTACAACCCCATTAGCACTGTGCTCAAGGGCTCCTTTAAAGACCTCATCCggctccaggagctccacatCGTGGGCGCTCTCCTGGTGTCCGTGGAGCCTCAGGCTTTCTCCGGCCTGAGGCAGATCCGGCTGCTCAACCTCTCCAGCAACTTCCTGTCCACGCTGGAGGAGAGCACCTTCCACTCAGTCAACACGCTGGAGACGCTGCGGGTGGACAGGAACCCCCTGGCCTGCGACTGCCGGCTCCTCTGGATCCTGCAGCGGCGCAAGACGCTCAACTTTGACGGGCAGCAGCCCATGTGCTCCTCGCCGCCCGAAATCCAGGGCAACGCCCTGCGCGACTTCCCGGACTCGGTGCTCTTCGAGTACTTCACCTGCCAGAAGCCCAAGATCCGGGATCGGAAGCTGCAGCACGTGACGGCGCGGGAGGGGCAGTCCGTGTCCTTCCTGTGCCGCGCCGACGGGGAGCCCGACCCCTCCATCGCCTGGGTGTCCCCCCAGCACCGCATGATCACCACCCGCAGCACGGGGCGCGCCACGGTGCTGCCCGGGGGCACCCTGGAGATCCGCTTCGCCCAGGTGCAGGACAGCGGCACCTACATCTGCATCGCCAGCAACGCCGGCGGCAACGACACCTACTTCGCCACGCTGACGGTCAAGGGGCGCCCGGCCGACGGCGCCCACCACGCCAACCGGACTTTGTACCTCAGCGACTTCAACGACACCTTCCACAACGACACCCAGGTCTTCTTGAAGTTCACCTTGGACCTCAAGACCATCCTGGTCTCCACGGCCATGGGCTGCATCACCTTCCTGGGCGTGGTGctcttctgcttcctcctgctcttcGTCTGGAGCCGCGGCCGGGGGCAGCACAAGAACAACTTCTCCGTGGAGTATTCCTTCCGCAAGGTGGACGgtcccaccaccaccaccgGCCAAGGAGGGGCCAGGAAGTTCAACATGAAGATGATCTGA
- the PEAK3 gene encoding protein PEAK3: protein MPDTPGDCPPRPPSSALIYSNVGALRAHLVPRKASRGEGAGRPLPQPGPDPQPPPLPKKQLQRAESLPEPGSSHRYHGDPEPRAGSILCSIPPAQLRHGEGASPRDRPSWAPKKPLTKSQSLGEPLALSSPQEAPSASLKELTFGTADGELGQLLESPAGVCGVVLGCQEASLARLSAHMQEELLGPEERQQLLQAELAGKSWAVLGVLDPQPCCQSGDAWYFRVGFTFQHSQLQLAAKVPKPCCSSLGVQSSLGTHCNIQRLLGHFTDRLPQGLVLPGIPGKQSQGPSREDPACPAAQPVLQVLLCAEVPRQTLADFVKGSHALHRTSPGHYERLACLLLLQLCMGLEHLRGQNVVQGDLCPENLLLVQCPCPPQGQKELPGLSLPRLLISSFFKVQDKQRTCSSSQEQDWRQGLTAPSPPSAAELNVGRLIYQLLHVDISLENILGFGSKRLPEIPSLSIYSAGLKRLATLLLHRDPLQRVSIKQARAILQVLLWGPRQELFARSRRKNSAGAGARASPGLEEWLCCQYFQGATEHTLYQVTQVLYAP from the exons ATGCCGGACACGCCGGGGGACTGCCCCCCTCGgccccccagctcagccctcatCTACAGCAACGTGG gagcgCTGCGGGCTCACCTCGTCCCCCGCAAGGCCAGCCGAGGGGAGGGCGCTGGGAGACCCCTCCCTCAGCCCGGCCCGGATCCCCAGCCGCCCCCACTGCccaaaaagcagctccagcGAGCCGAGTCCCTGCCGGAGCCGGGATCCTCCCACCGCTACCACGGCGACCCTGAGCCCCGGGCCGGCAGCATCCTCTGCAgcatccccccagcccagctgcggcacggggagggggctTCCCCCCGGGACAGACCCTCCTGGGCACCCAAGAAGCCCCTGACCAAGTCCCAAAGCCTGGGGGAGCCGCTGGCCCTAAGCAGCCCCCAGGAAGCCCCATCAGCCAGCCTGAAGGAGCTGACGTTTGGGACAGCAgatggggagctggggcagctcctggagagccCAGCCGGGGTctgtggggtggttttggggtgccaggaggcCTCCCTGGCCCGGCTGTCAGCTCAcatgcaggaggagctgctggggcccgaggagaggcagcagctgctgcaggcagagctggcagggaagtCCTGGGCAGTGCTCGGTGTCCTggacccccagccctgctgccagagTGGGGACGCCTGGTACTTCAGGGTGGGCTTCaccttccagcacagccagctgcagcTTGCAGCCAAG gtcccCAAGCcgtgctgctccagcctgggggtgcagagctccctggggaCTCACTGCAACATCCAGCGCCTGCTTGGCCACTTCACCGACCGCCTGCCACAGGGACTGGTGCTCCCAGGAATCCCTGGAAAACAGAGTCAGGGCCCTTCCAGAGaggatccagcctgtcctgccgcccagcctgtgctgcaggtgctccTTTGTGCCGAGGTTCCCCGGCAGACCCTGGCAGACTTTGTGAAGGGCTCCCACGCTTTGCACAGGACCAGCCCCGGGCACTACGAACGCCTGgcctgcctcctgctcctgcagctctgcatggggctggagcacctccgGGGGCAGAACGTGGTCCAGGGGGACCTCTGCCCCGAGAACCTGCTGCTGGTGCAGTGCCCATGTCCCCCCCAGGGCCagaaggagctgccaggactGTCCCTTCCACGGCTGCTCATCAGCAGCTTCTTCAAGGTGCAGGACAAGCAAAGGACTTgttccagcagccaggagcaggactggAGGCAGGGTCTCACTGCACCCTCCCCTCCATCAGCAGCTGAGCTGAATGTGGGCAGGCTGATCTATCAGCTCTTGCACGTGGACATCTCCCTGGagaacattttgggttttggaaGCAAAAGGCTTCCCGAAATCCCCTCGCTGTCCATCTACTCGGCGGGCTTGAAGCGCTTGGCCACgctgctcctgcacagggatCCTCTCCAGAGGGTGTCCATCAAGCAGGCCAGGGCcatcctgcaggtgctgctctgggggccACGCCAGGAGCTCtttgccaggagcaggagga AGAattcagctggggctggggccagggccagccccgGCCTGGAGgagtggctgtgctgccagtACTTCCAGGGGGCCACAGAACACACCCTGTACCAAGTCACCCAGGTGCTCTATGCTCCCTAA